From Mycoplasmopsis gallinacea, the proteins below share one genomic window:
- a CDS encoding thermonuclease family protein — translation MKLKTKILCLAVGISPIAMPLAFVSCNNEKTQSTKQNVLTINIQEKNTDSENFHEFDLELRTLKNKQQRYRLKPINGDFDIAWYSKAQSYVQQKMVEKVTEALNPLIEIDERNKFLNLVTDFKNVPEEINLNYNGITFNVSLIPEETRLSADIINRETIDLETNKITVKYQISYKLTYKGLDVQDFSNSIYWTKKIEKDINPTLLQTMNIISSDWENVKSRFIPINADWSKIAYRDGEIISQADGDTFTVRYSDGKEPVQQIIRLNAIDTPEKAIKTTQASSFEKSFALLATKFGEMALPRGTQVRIGFNLQDTDTYGRLTSDIFFGENFQYSYNVEITRAGFTLPASKTGWNSRIKEPNTYENVVYRHMADAFDQAIENSWGAFTYWNTPIEFQKNVYLLKPNSAWQAFYSKSADLKVKDIK, via the coding sequence ATGAAATTAAAAACAAAAATTTTATGTTTAGCTGTAGGTATTTCGCCAATTGCGATGCCTTTAGCATTTGTTTCATGTAATAACGAAAAAACACAATCAACAAAACAAAATGTTTTAACAATTAATATTCAAGAAAAAAATACAGATTCAGAAAATTTTCATGAATTTGACTTAGAACTAAGAACATTAAAAAACAAACAACAAAGATATAGATTAAAACCAATAAATGGAGATTTTGATATTGCTTGGTATTCTAAAGCTCAATCATATGTTCAACAAAAAATGGTTGAGAAAGTTACAGAAGCACTAAATCCGTTAATTGAGATTGATGAAAGAAATAAGTTCTTAAATTTAGTCACTGACTTTAAAAATGTTCCAGAAGAAATCAATTTAAATTACAATGGTATAACATTTAATGTTTCACTTATCCCTGAAGAAACTAGACTTTCAGCTGATATTATTAACAGAGAAACAATTGATTTAGAAACAAACAAAATTACAGTAAAATACCAAATTTCTTACAAATTAACCTACAAAGGTTTAGATGTGCAAGATTTTAGTAATAGTATTTATTGAACAAAAAAAATAGAAAAAGATATCAATCCAACACTTTTACAAACAATGAATATAATTTCATCGGATTGAGAAAATGTTAAATCTAGATTTATTCCTATAAATGCGGATTGAAGCAAAATTGCTTATAGAGATGGTGAAATTATTTCTCAAGCTGATGGTGATACTTTCACAGTAAGATATTCTGATGGCAAAGAACCGGTTCAACAAATTATTCGTTTAAATGCAATTGACACACCAGAAAAAGCAATAAAAACAACACAAGCTTCATCATTTGAAAAATCATTTGCACTTTTAGCAACTAAATTCGGTGAAATGGCATTGCCACGTGGAACACAAGTAAGAATAGGGTTTAACTTACAAGATACCGATACTTATGGAAGATTAACAAGTGATATTTTCTTTGGAGAAAACTTCCAATACTCATACAATGTTGAAATTACAAGAGCAGGATTCACACTTCCAGCATCTAAAACTGGTTGAAACAGTAGAATAAAAGAACCAAATACATATGAAAATGTTGTTTATAGACATATGGCAGATGCTTTTGATCAAGCTATTGAAAACTCTTGAGGTGCTTTTACATACTGAAATACACCAATTGAATTCCAAAAAAATGTATATCTTTTAAAACCTAACTCAGCTTGACAAGCTTTTTACAGTAAAAGTGCTGATTTAAAAGTAAAAGATATCAAATAG
- a CDS encoding transketolase-like TK C-terminal-containing protein, with product MKNLENKLIASMRSIALDSINKAGGGHIGMGIGAASITCSIWAKMLKINEQDPKWINRDRFVLSAGHGSMSIYSIMHFLGLLSKEDMMQHKKLHSKTPSHPEIDTNDYVDATTGPLGQGIAMAVGMALSQKYLQNRYNKPGYDVFNHDVYVLHGDGCLQEGVALEAIQLAGTLGLDKLILIHDYNGIQIDSKSSEVNNIDFVKYFQSQNFDTFVVENDDPELIQKALEAAKKSSKPSYVQINTTIARYTPFAGTSKGHNGTLDAENTLKFKQIQGLTNTVPFDYDLEVYEYAQSFWEDKNSYYEAWSNMFAAYSKQYPELASELSKVVSKSYEYDLSTIEFKESNVATRNYISPIVNFLEKNYPSVIGGSADLFAATKVGFGPSVADGGKTIRYGIREFAMAAINNGIYLDSGIKTIDSTFLAFADYMKPAIRLGALMEIPSIHVYTHDSYQVGGDGPTHQPFDQIPMLRAMSNVKVVRPCDESEMLGAFQYALNSQKDQVAIIGCRQNIPSFNKLTSGKFAPAYVIHSQPEGYDLSILASGSEVNLAIKVAEKLEKESSIKAQVISVPILQDLVANENLIAALGLNEKPMYAIEATSDSMWFRLGKYNKIDAHLASGYGYSEDGEKVYQIKGFEVDSLASKIKEFLN from the coding sequence ATGAAAAATTTAGAAAATAAATTAATAGCATCAATGCGTTCAATTGCTTTAGATTCAATTAATAAAGCAGGTGGTGGGCACATTGGAATGGGTATTGGTGCTGCAAGCATTACCTGCTCAATTTGAGCTAAAATGCTTAAAATTAATGAACAAGATCCAAAATGAATTAACCGTGATCGTTTTGTGCTTTCAGCAGGTCATGGATCAATGAGTATTTATTCAATTATGCATTTTCTAGGGCTTCTTTCTAAAGAAGATATGATGCAACATAAGAAATTGCATTCTAAAACTCCTTCTCACCCAGAAATTGATACAAATGATTATGTTGATGCTACAACAGGACCGCTTGGTCAAGGAATTGCGATGGCTGTTGGAATGGCTCTTAGTCAAAAATATTTACAAAATAGATACAACAAACCTGGTTATGATGTTTTTAACCACGATGTTTATGTACTTCATGGGGATGGTTGCCTTCAAGAAGGAGTGGCTTTAGAAGCAATTCAACTTGCAGGTACTCTTGGACTTGATAAACTTATTTTAATTCACGATTATAATGGTATTCAAATTGATTCAAAAAGTTCTGAAGTTAACAACATTGATTTTGTAAAGTACTTCCAATCTCAAAACTTTGATACATTTGTAGTTGAAAACGATGATCCAGAACTTATTCAAAAGGCTTTAGAAGCAGCTAAAAAATCAAGCAAACCTTCATATGTTCAAATTAATACAACCATTGCACGTTATACACCTTTTGCAGGTACAAGCAAAGGGCACAATGGAACTTTAGATGCTGAAAATACACTCAAATTTAAACAAATCCAAGGACTTACAAACACAGTTCCTTTTGATTATGATTTAGAAGTTTATGAATATGCTCAAAGCTTTTGAGAAGATAAAAATTCTTATTATGAAGCTTGAAGCAATATGTTTGCAGCTTATTCAAAACAGTATCCAGAATTAGCAAGCGAGCTTTCAAAGGTAGTTTCTAAATCATACGAGTATGATCTATCTACCATTGAATTTAAAGAAAGTAATGTAGCTACTAGAAATTACATTTCACCAATTGTTAATTTCTTAGAGAAGAACTACCCAAGTGTTATTGGTGGTTCAGCTGATCTTTTTGCAGCTACTAAAGTAGGTTTTGGCCCAAGCGTTGCTGATGGTGGAAAAACCATTAGATATGGAATTAGAGAATTTGCTATGGCTGCAATTAACAACGGAATTTACTTAGATTCAGGGATTAAAACTATTGATAGTACCTTTTTAGCTTTTGCAGATTATATGAAACCTGCCATTCGTCTTGGGGCTTTAATGGAAATTCCTTCAATCCACGTTTATACACACGATAGCTACCAAGTTGGAGGTGATGGACCAACACACCAACCTTTTGACCAAATTCCAATGCTTAGAGCAATGAGTAATGTTAAAGTTGTGCGTCCTTGTGATGAAAGTGAAATGCTAGGAGCATTTCAATATGCTTTAAATAGTCAAAAAGATCAAGTAGCTATTATTGGATGTAGACAAAATATTCCTTCATTTAACAAATTAACAAGTGGTAAATTTGCACCTGCATATGTAATTCATTCACAACCTGAAGGGTATGACTTATCAATTCTTGCTTCAGGAAGTGAAGTGAATTTAGCTATCAAAGTAGCTGAGAAATTAGAAAAAGAAAGCTCAATTAAAGCTCAAGTTATTTCAGTTCCAATTCTTCAAGATTTAGTAGCAAATGAGAATTTAATTGCTGCTTTAGGACTTAATGAAAAACCAATGTATGCAATTGAAGCAACTAGTGATTCAATGTGATTTAGACTTGGAAAATATAACAAAATTGATGCTCATTTAGCTAGCGGATATGGATATAGTGAAGATGGTGAAAAAGTCTACCAAATCAAAGGATTTGAAGTAGATTCATTAGCAAGCAAAATCAAAGAGTTTTTAAATTAA
- a CDS encoding P68 family surface lipoprotein, translated as MTKSLKRNFLAFATVASASTLAIAASCGNSTKGTSSGSVVSVKSKQFDQELSEKIRVGVTWSNTGAQYKGLQEIVDVYNANINTIYPDGGAKQVELKGLGSGYGEGAEKVKLSLESQDKNQFFHLTFNYSVVAANLAEYDMLLDFDDEDSSSRLDINTFESQFTSENTNTEYISVDGTYVLPVAKSTAVLSFNTPVFSYLVDKMKEAGATTDAEFETWYASVKEKGQADRDAVAKIWGERNKKSLEGYTIKKSMFDSYEDLFDFAIKAQSLFDKATSWNEGEKLHVFGIDDPAGFFETVVTADLNANESESIARRIKVNGVNTISFDALRTNQSPAYLSGQKIYNKTKEAVKSGALKLQGSGEYSSTTQIYHKMAFSIGSTAGYSKNYVSGSSVNRFDSKLDQNFSFDEKYDDNSKNIMTIVNSNDKYAEIQDQVLFYVGKYKNPVFKAGVKDNPAYAKHLSKYDFYAKDEAQVEKIKAALMRKTANTRFVYLFKDESTKPNAQLMEKINAIGSEVNSNNVYLGEFEDNKYGFLVLEGTLDKVKELAASLGMEFKVLSSTDILNQNELVAEKNPEKWEQSDAKKVVYVQGPSLMGIHSNTVDNEATRKFVKWLVTSDAVYTFGKGEYAVEETPIKHFQRALSYIAPIDFAHYDESVFGEGKKANEYLKVALKSFKEAQEDPNAYATYSTPGAIKANLFRDALTTSFKALQDEAKTKKGNIDLEYSKLVDTLNESLK; from the coding sequence ATGACTAAATCATTGAAAAGAAACTTTTTAGCATTTGCTACAGTTGCTTCAGCTTCAACTCTTGCAATTGCTGCATCTTGTGGAAATTCTACAAAAGGAACCTCTTCAGGATCAGTTGTTTCAGTTAAATCTAAACAATTTGATCAAGAACTATCAGAAAAAATTAGAGTTGGTGTAACTTGATCAAACACAGGAGCACAATACAAAGGGTTACAAGAAATCGTTGATGTTTATAATGCAAACATTAATACAATTTATCCAGATGGTGGTGCAAAACAAGTTGAGCTGAAGGGACTTGGTTCAGGATATGGAGAAGGTGCCGAAAAAGTAAAATTATCTCTTGAATCACAAGACAAAAATCAATTTTTCCATTTAACATTTAACTATTCTGTAGTTGCAGCTAATTTAGCTGAATACGATATGTTATTAGATTTTGATGACGAAGATTCATCATCTAGATTAGATATTAATACTTTTGAAAGTCAATTTACTTCAGAAAATACAAATACTGAATATATTTCAGTAGATGGTACATATGTTTTACCAGTAGCAAAATCTACAGCAGTTTTATCATTTAACACTCCAGTGTTTAGCTACTTAGTAGATAAAATGAAAGAAGCCGGTGCTACAACAGATGCAGAATTTGAGACATGATATGCAAGTGTCAAAGAAAAAGGACAAGCAGATAGAGATGCTGTAGCAAAAATTTGAGGAGAAAGAAACAAAAAATCTCTTGAAGGTTATACAATCAAAAAATCAATGTTTGATTCATACGAAGATTTATTTGATTTTGCAATCAAAGCTCAGTCATTATTTGATAAAGCCACTTCATGAAATGAAGGTGAAAAATTACACGTATTTGGAATTGATGACCCAGCTGGTTTCTTTGAAACAGTAGTTACAGCAGATTTAAATGCCAATGAATCTGAATCTATCGCTAGAAGAATTAAAGTTAATGGTGTAAACACAATTAGTTTTGATGCATTAAGAACAAACCAATCACCTGCTTATTTAAGTGGTCAAAAAATTTATAACAAAACAAAAGAAGCAGTTAAATCAGGTGCTCTTAAATTACAAGGTAGTGGTGAATACTCATCAACAACACAAATTTATCACAAGATGGCATTTTCAATTGGTTCAACAGCAGGATATAGCAAAAACTATGTATCAGGAAGTTCAGTTAACAGATTTGACTCAAAACTTGATCAAAACTTCTCATTTGATGAAAAATATGATGATAACAGTAAAAACATTATGACAATTGTAAATTCAAATGACAAATATGCAGAAATTCAAGATCAAGTTCTTTTCTATGTTGGTAAATACAAAAACCCAGTATTTAAAGCAGGTGTAAAAGACAACCCAGCATACGCTAAACATCTTTCAAAATATGATTTTTATGCTAAAGATGAAGCTCAAGTAGAAAAAATTAAAGCAGCTTTAATGAGAAAAACAGCTAACACAAGATTTGTTTACTTATTTAAAGATGAATCAACAAAACCAAATGCTCAATTAATGGAAAAAATTAATGCCATTGGTTCAGAAGTTAATTCAAACAATGTTTACTTAGGTGAATTTGAAGATAACAAATATGGTTTCCTTGTTCTTGAAGGAACATTAGATAAAGTTAAAGAATTAGCAGCATCTTTAGGTATGGAATTTAAAGTTCTTTCAAGTACAGACATCTTAAATCAAAATGAATTAGTAGCGGAAAAAAACCCAGAAAAATGAGAACAATCAGATGCTAAAAAAGTTGTTTACGTACAAGGGCCAAGCTTAATGGGTATTCATTCAAACACAGTGGATAATGAGGCTACAAGAAAATTTGTTAAATGATTAGTTACTTCAGATGCTGTATACACATTTGGTAAAGGGGAATATGCAGTAGAAGAAACACCTATTAAACACTTCCAAAGAGCATTAAGTTATATTGCTCCAATTGATTTTGCACATTACGATGAATCAGTATTTGGTGAAGGGAAAAAAGCAAATGAATATTTAAAAGTTGCTTTAAAATCATTTAAAGAAGCTCAAGAAGATCCAAATGCGTATGCAACATATTCAACACCAGGTGCAATTAAAGCAAACTTATTTAGAGATGCTCTTACAACATCATTTAAAGCTTTACAAGATGAAGCGAAAACTAAAAAAGGTAATATTGATCTTGAATATTCAAAACTTGTTGATACTTTAAATGAAAGTTTAAAATAA
- a CDS encoding cation-translocating P-type ATPase, whose protein sequence is MLDSNLLETDLKKGLSVIEAKKRLENLGPNTIRSEEKKSVFKIFLNQFKDFMIILLLIAAAISFSVAIYEAIKNANTGYKYNTEVIVGFIEPIIILIVIALNSMLGTYQEIKSDQAVKALEKNNELNAKVIRDGKLMLIPATELVVGDLIVAEAGDAISADGILVEASHLMVVESALTGESTSVSKRVGECDENKPLAEQFNRVFSGTNVVNGRLVALVTKTGKDTEIGKINKLLSEQKVNLTPLQIKLNKLSRILGIAGVVLLVITVILQVVITNAPSGRWNNATSYSDALTIGISLAVAAIPEGLITFTTVLLAIGVSKLTKEHAIIKSFASVETLGSVSIICSDKTGTLTENKMTVVDLYDASAKGEKGEKSRALAALVACCDASVTVENNEYVEVGDPTETGILRYGIENNNSAQRFWSGYDKLSSIPFDSDRKLMSVLAQNKKDPKIKVMFTKGAPDVLLSKCKNVSEEDYNLLEQWSAKAYRVIAVAYKNIKDEQKIELVHEDENDLTFLGLVAMIDPPRSSVKSSIEESINAGIKPVMITGDHVTTAVAIAKSLNIFKEGDLAITGEELQNMSDEELKAKVSLISVYARVNPSDKLRIVKAWQSHNQVVAMTGDGVNDAPALKASDIGCAMGITGTDVSKQAADVILTDDNFNTIVKSVRTGRETFDKIKTVIMNLLVSSLTEIIVMMIGLFAFRFIFKGSIENVAKGEEIQFWVLSASQLLWINLLTHGLPAIALGMVDSGIDVMKRKPFNKNDSIFAHGMGKRLVIHSAIIGGASILSYLFVGLIAQEQGVHGIDFVRITSSACFITLGIGASLNALNLMSDENIYKCSFNRYKLVYLASLFSFVSVILAAFVPGLSTVFKMADPSIFSNYNPGYAILPILLGFVLIVYEEILKAVRHYKKSK, encoded by the coding sequence ATGTTAGATTCGAATTTGCTTGAAACTGACTTAAAAAAAGGTTTATCAGTAATAGAAGCAAAAAAAAGATTAGAAAATCTTGGTCCCAACACAATTAGAAGTGAAGAGAAAAAAAGCGTTTTCAAGATCTTCTTAAATCAATTTAAAGATTTTATGATTATCTTGCTTTTAATTGCTGCTGCTATTTCATTTTCAGTTGCAATTTATGAAGCAATTAAAAATGCTAACACTGGATATAAATACAACACTGAAGTAATTGTTGGGTTTATTGAACCTATTATCATCTTAATTGTTATCGCACTTAATAGTATGCTGGGTACTTACCAGGAAATTAAAAGCGATCAAGCTGTTAAGGCTTTAGAAAAAAACAACGAATTAAATGCTAAAGTAATTCGTGATGGAAAACTTATGCTAATTCCGGCTACCGAATTAGTTGTAGGGGATTTAATAGTAGCAGAAGCTGGAGATGCCATTAGTGCTGATGGAATTTTAGTAGAAGCTTCTCATTTAATGGTTGTAGAATCAGCTTTAACAGGTGAATCTACAAGTGTAAGTAAGAGAGTAGGTGAATGTGATGAAAATAAGCCTCTTGCTGAGCAATTTAACCGCGTTTTTTCTGGTACAAACGTTGTAAATGGAAGATTGGTAGCTCTTGTTACAAAAACAGGAAAAGATACAGAAATTGGAAAAATTAATAAATTACTTTCAGAACAAAAAGTAAACTTAACTCCACTTCAAATTAAATTAAACAAATTAAGTAGAATCTTAGGGATTGCCGGAGTTGTATTATTAGTAATTACAGTTATTTTACAAGTGGTAATTACTAATGCACCTTCAGGAAGATGAAATAATGCAACAAGTTATTCTGATGCATTAACAATTGGAATTTCACTTGCTGTTGCAGCTATTCCAGAAGGGCTTATCACTTTCACTACTGTTTTATTAGCAATTGGTGTTTCCAAACTTACTAAAGAGCATGCGATTATTAAATCATTTGCTTCAGTAGAAACACTTGGTTCTGTAAGTATTATTTGTAGTGATAAAACCGGTACTTTAACCGAAAACAAAATGACAGTTGTTGATTTATATGACGCAAGCGCCAAGGGAGAAAAAGGGGAAAAATCAAGAGCTCTTGCAGCTTTAGTAGCTTGCTGTGATGCTTCAGTAACTGTTGAAAATAATGAATATGTTGAAGTTGGTGATCCAACCGAAACAGGAATTTTAAGATACGGAATTGAAAATAATAATTCAGCTCAAAGATTCTGAAGCGGATATGATAAATTATCTTCAATCCCATTTGACAGCGACAGAAAATTAATGTCTGTTCTTGCTCAAAATAAAAAAGATCCAAAAATTAAAGTAATGTTTACTAAAGGTGCTCCAGATGTGCTTTTAAGTAAATGTAAAAATGTTTCTGAAGAAGATTACAATCTTCTTGAACAATGATCTGCAAAAGCTTATAGAGTTATTGCAGTTGCTTACAAAAACATTAAAGATGAACAAAAAATTGAATTAGTGCATGAAGATGAAAATGATTTAACATTTTTAGGTCTTGTAGCTATGATTGACCCTCCAAGAAGTAGTGTTAAATCAAGTATCGAAGAAAGTATTAATGCAGGTATTAAGCCAGTTATGATCACAGGTGATCACGTTACTACCGCTGTAGCAATTGCAAAAAGTCTCAATATCTTTAAAGAAGGTGATTTAGCAATTACTGGTGAAGAGCTTCAAAATATGTCAGATGAAGAGCTTAAAGCTAAAGTTAGCTTAATTAGTGTATATGCTAGAGTTAACCCAAGTGATAAGCTTAGAATTGTTAAAGCTTGACAATCACACAATCAAGTTGTTGCTATGACTGGTGATGGAGTTAATGATGCTCCAGCCCTTAAAGCTAGTGATATTGGTTGCGCAATGGGAATTACAGGAACTGACGTTTCTAAACAAGCTGCTGATGTTATTTTAACTGATGATAACTTTAACACCATTGTTAAATCAGTTAGAACCGGTAGAGAAACTTTTGATAAAATCAAAACAGTGATTATGAACCTTCTTGTTTCTTCACTTACCGAAATTATTGTAATGATGATTGGTCTTTTTGCTTTTAGATTTATTTTTAAAGGATCTATTGAGAATGTTGCAAAAGGTGAAGAAATTCAATTCTGAGTTCTTTCAGCTTCACAACTTCTTTGAATCAATTTATTAACTCATGGACTACCAGCAATTGCTCTCGGAATGGTCGATTCTGGTATTGATGTTATGAAACGTAAACCGTTTAACAAAAATGATTCAATTTTTGCGCACGGAATGGGAAAAAGATTAGTTATTCACAGTGCAATTATTGGTGGAGCTTCAATTTTATCTTACCTTTTTGTAGGACTTATTGCCCAAGAACAAGGTGTGCATGGAATTGATTTTGTTAGAATAACTTCAAGTGCATGTTTTATTACTCTTGGGATTGGAGCTAGCTTAAATGCTCTTAACTTAATGAGTGATGAAAACATTTATAAATGTTCATTTAATAGATATAAATTAGTTTATCTTGCATCACTTTTCTCATTTGTATCTGTTATTTTAGCTGCATTTGTGCCTGGACTTAGTACAGTATTTAAAATGGCTGACCCAAGCATTTTCAGCAATTACAATCCAGGATATGCAATCTTACCAATTCTTCTTGGTTTTGTCTTAATTGTTTATGAAGAAATTTTAAAAGCTGTAAGACACTACAAAAAAAGTAAATAA
- the gpmI gene encoding 2,3-bisphosphoglycerate-independent phosphoglycerate mutase: protein MKKTILIVIDGLGLRKEVQGNGFAQANTPTFDKLFKEYPNSIIQASGEFLGLPAGQMGNSEVGHLNIGAGTVVYTGLSLISKALRDGSFYKNDAFLNAFEDVKKNGSTLHLMGLLSPGGVHSLENHLFEILKAAHDYGVKNVSVHAFGDGRDVAPQSIKQSFEKLEQITKEYGYNIASISGRFYAMDRDKMFDRVEKAYDATLGLTDATFNDSLSYVDSQYAQGITDEFFMPAKNANLSQEAFVKNGDSIIFFNFRPDRARQLTHLFIGSPLYEEKPAHPVKINQFVSMMKYEGIETIIAFDEMEISMPIGRVLELAGKSQLRVAETQKYAHVTYFMDGGNDIEFKNSKRIMVDSLKVESYADAPHMSAEGITDELLKNALNYDVTIMNFANPDMVGHTGNLKSTIEAVSFLDTQIKRIIDFAEANDVTVFITADHGNAEITEDANGKPATKHTSSPVMLICSDKNVKLKDGKLANIAPTVLDYIRVAKPTEMDEESLLVKCDCN from the coding sequence ATGAAAAAGACAATTTTAATTGTTATTGATGGTCTTGGGCTTAGAAAAGAAGTTCAAGGAAATGGTTTTGCGCAAGCAAACACACCAACATTTGACAAATTATTTAAAGAATATCCAAATAGCATTATCCAAGCTTCTGGAGAATTTTTAGGTCTTCCAGCGGGACAAATGGGGAATTCAGAAGTTGGACATTTAAACATTGGTGCAGGAACAGTAGTTTATACAGGTCTTTCACTTATTTCAAAAGCACTTAGAGATGGAAGTTTTTACAAAAATGATGCATTCTTAAATGCATTTGAAGATGTAAAGAAAAATGGATCAACATTGCACTTAATGGGACTTTTATCACCAGGTGGTGTGCACTCACTTGAAAATCACTTATTTGAAATTTTAAAAGCAGCACATGATTACGGAGTTAAAAACGTTTCAGTGCATGCTTTTGGGGATGGAAGAGATGTTGCTCCTCAATCAATTAAACAATCATTTGAAAAATTAGAGCAAATTACAAAAGAATATGGATACAACATTGCTTCTATTTCAGGTAGATTTTATGCAATGGATCGTGATAAAATGTTTGACCGTGTTGAAAAAGCTTATGATGCAACACTTGGTTTAACTGATGCAACTTTTAATGACTCACTTTCATATGTAGATAGTCAATATGCACAAGGAATTACAGATGAATTCTTTATGCCAGCTAAAAATGCTAACTTATCACAGGAAGCGTTTGTTAAAAATGGAGATAGCATTATTTTCTTTAACTTTAGACCAGACCGTGCAAGACAACTTACACACTTATTTATTGGTTCGCCACTTTATGAAGAAAAACCAGCTCATCCAGTAAAAATTAATCAATTTGTTTCAATGATGAAATACGAAGGAATTGAAACAATTATTGCTTTTGATGAAATGGAAATTTCAATGCCAATTGGTAGAGTTTTAGAACTTGCAGGTAAAAGCCAACTTAGAGTTGCTGAAACTCAAAAATATGCACACGTAACATACTTTATGGACGGTGGAAATGACATTGAATTTAAAAATTCAAAAAGAATTATGGTTGATTCATTAAAAGTTGAATCATACGCAGATGCTCCACATATGTCAGCTGAAGGAATTACAGATGAACTTCTTAAAAATGCTTTAAATTATGATGTTACAATTATGAACTTTGCTAACCCAGATATGGTTGGTCACACAGGTAATTTAAAATCAACAATTGAAGCTGTAAGTTTCTTAGATACACAAATTAAAAGAATTATTGATTTTGCAGAAGCAAATGATGTAACTGTATTTATTACAGCTGACCATGGAAATGCTGAAATTACAGAAGATGCAAACGGAAAACCTGCAACTAAACATACATCAAGTCCAGTAATGCTTATTTGTTCAGATAAAAACGTTAAATTAAAAGATGGTAAATTAGCCAACATTGCACCAACTGTTCTTGATTACATCAGAGTCGCAAAGCCAACCGAAATGGATGAAGAATCTCTTTTAGTTAAATGCGATTGCAACTAA